The following are encoded in a window of Rhodopirellula islandica genomic DNA:
- a CDS encoding SDR family oxidoreductase, whose protein sequence is MSTNIEGKVVVITGASSGLGEDAARHLASQGAAVVLGARRIERLDAIVSEIRQNGGKAEALATDVTDVEQVQALVNKAVDAFGRVDVVINNAGLMSIAPLSELKVDEWERMIDINIKGVLYGIAAGLPIFQSQGTGHFINISSVAGLKVVGGGAVYSGTKFAVRAISEGLRTEVGGAIRTTTILPGLIDTELKQGTSHGASSQTVDEMYKMAISPTAITDAIAYAISQPADVDVNEIVVRPTVQEF, encoded by the coding sequence ATGAGTACGAACATCGAAGGCAAAGTGGTTGTTATCACCGGAGCCAGCAGTGGACTTGGTGAAGACGCCGCCCGCCATTTGGCTTCCCAGGGCGCAGCGGTCGTTTTGGGAGCTCGCCGCATCGAAAGGCTGGACGCCATCGTGTCCGAGATCCGTCAAAATGGCGGCAAAGCGGAAGCACTCGCAACGGACGTGACCGATGTCGAGCAAGTGCAGGCACTGGTCAACAAAGCCGTTGATGCGTTCGGCCGCGTCGATGTTGTCATCAACAACGCAGGCCTCATGTCGATCGCCCCGCTCAGCGAGCTGAAGGTTGACGAATGGGAACGCATGATCGACATCAACATCAAGGGTGTGCTGTATGGCATTGCCGCTGGTTTGCCGATTTTTCAAAGTCAAGGCACCGGGCATTTCATCAACATCAGTTCTGTCGCGGGACTGAAAGTGGTGGGTGGCGGTGCCGTTTACAGCGGAACAAAATTCGCGGTTCGTGCGATCAGCGAAGGTCTGCGAACAGAGGTCGGCGGAGCGATCCGCACCACGACCATCCTGCCGGGATTGATCGACACGGAACTGAAGCAGGGAACCTCCCACGGCGCCAGTTCACAAACCGTCGATGAGATGTACAAGATGGCAATTTCACCAACCGCGATCACCGACGCGATTGCCTACGCCATTTCGCAACCGGCTGACGTGGACGTCAACGAAATCGTCGTTCGGCCAACCGTCCAAGAATTCTAG